A stretch of Streptomyces vietnamensis DNA encodes these proteins:
- a CDS encoding GlcG/HbpS family heme-binding protein, translated as MKKILLGATAAAVVAAGTFGVVSANAAAPAAAPAAVMADADNGNTMTSTHLTIEAATKAAQATLDAAEKENQRVSVAVVDRNGNTIVTLRGDGAGPQSYESAERKAFTAVSWNAPTSVLAGRLANAPTLKDIPGTLFLAGGAPVTAKGAPIAGIGVAGAPSGDLDEKFAQAGVAALAE; from the coding sequence ATGAAGAAGATCCTCCTCGGTGCCACCGCCGCCGCTGTCGTCGCCGCCGGTACCTTCGGCGTGGTCTCCGCGAACGCCGCCGCCCCGGCCGCCGCTCCCGCCGCCGTCATGGCCGACGCGGACAACGGCAACACCATGACGTCGACGCACCTGACGATCGAGGCCGCCACCAAGGCCGCCCAGGCGACCCTCGACGCCGCCGAGAAGGAGAACCAGCGCGTGTCCGTCGCGGTCGTCGACCGCAACGGCAACACCATCGTCACCCTGCGCGGCGACGGCGCGGGCCCGCAGTCCTACGAGTCCGCCGAGCGCAAGGCCTTCACGGCCGTCTCCTGGAACGCCCCGACCTCCGTCCTCGCCGGCCGCCTGGCCAACGCGCCGACCCTGAAGGACATCCCCGGCACCCTGTTCCTCGCCGGTGGCGCCCCCGTCACCGCCAAGGGCGCCCCGATCGCGGGCATCGGCGTCGCCGGCGCCCCCTCGGGCGACCTCGACGAGAAGTTCGCCCAGGCCGGCGTCGCCGCCCTCGCGGAGTAA
- a CDS encoding M1 family metallopeptidase, with amino-acid sequence MSQRRRTGALALAALVLLVGGCTEAGGGVRGTPGAAGLRDPLFPKLGNGGYDVGHYGLTLAYDPASGRLDGTAEITARATQDLSAFNLDLAGLTVRGATVDGAPAAYNRAGNELTIRPRDELPEGKEFKATVTYTGVPEPLTDADGSKEGWLRTAGGAVAVGEPAGSMTWFPGNHHPSDKASYDLALTVPAGLDALSNGVRTARRTEKDGRVTTVWHVPEPMASYLATVAIGRYETGTATALGSVPVLTAAEAPVAAGSAALRAEVPELLARQVKRFGPYPFSAAGALVTEDGVLDYALETQTRPIFPAGSFERTTLLHEQAHQWFGDSVTPGTWRDIWLNEGFATYAEWLYSEEYEHVPARTHFERAFAQDANWAFPPAAPPTAANLFDPPVYQRGAMVLYKLRETVGDRVFDEILRGWPAKYRHANATTDDFTAYAESVAGRDLDGLWDVWLYGDEKPSKP; translated from the coding sequence GTGTCACAACGCCGCCGGACCGGAGCCCTCGCCCTCGCCGCCCTCGTCCTCCTTGTGGGCGGCTGCACCGAGGCCGGCGGCGGCGTCAGAGGCACCCCCGGCGCGGCCGGGCTGCGCGACCCCCTCTTCCCGAAGCTCGGCAACGGCGGGTACGACGTCGGCCACTACGGCCTGACCCTCGCCTACGACCCGGCCTCAGGACGCCTCGACGGCACCGCCGAGATCACCGCCCGCGCCACCCAGGACCTCAGCGCCTTCAACCTCGACCTCGCCGGCCTCACCGTCCGCGGCGCGACCGTCGACGGCGCCCCCGCCGCGTACAACAGGGCCGGGAACGAACTCACCATCCGCCCGCGCGACGAGCTCCCCGAGGGCAAGGAGTTCAAGGCCACCGTCACCTACACGGGCGTGCCCGAGCCGCTCACCGACGCCGACGGCTCCAAGGAGGGCTGGCTGCGCACGGCCGGCGGGGCGGTCGCGGTCGGCGAACCGGCCGGCTCCATGACCTGGTTCCCCGGCAACCACCACCCCTCCGACAAGGCCTCCTACGACCTCGCGCTCACCGTCCCGGCCGGGCTCGACGCCCTCTCCAACGGCGTCAGGACCGCGCGGCGGACGGAGAAGGACGGACGCGTCACCACCGTCTGGCACGTGCCCGAACCGATGGCGAGCTACCTCGCGACGGTCGCGATCGGCCGGTACGAGACGGGCACGGCGACCGCCCTCGGCTCCGTACCCGTCCTGACCGCCGCCGAGGCCCCGGTCGCGGCGGGCAGCGCCGCGCTGAGGGCCGAGGTCCCCGAGCTCCTCGCCCGCCAGGTGAAGCGTTTCGGCCCGTACCCCTTCTCTGCCGCCGGGGCCCTCGTCACCGAGGACGGGGTCCTCGACTACGCCCTGGAGACCCAGACCCGGCCCATCTTCCCGGCCGGGTCCTTCGAGCGCACGACCCTCCTCCACGAGCAGGCCCACCAGTGGTTCGGCGACTCGGTCACGCCCGGGACCTGGAGGGACATCTGGCTCAACGAGGGCTTCGCCACGTACGCGGAGTGGCTGTACTCGGAGGAGTATGAGCACGTCCCGGCGCGCACCCACTTCGAGCGCGCCTTCGCCCAGGACGCCAACTGGGCCTTCCCGCCCGCCGCACCGCCCACCGCCGCGAACCTCTTCGACCCGCCCGTGTACCAGCGGGGCGCGATGGTCCTGTACAAGCTGCGCGAGACGGTCGGCGACCGCGTCTTCGACGAGATCCTGCGCGGCTGGCCCGCGAAGTACCGGCACGCCAACGCCACCACGGACGACTTCACCGCCTACGCGGAGAGCGTGGCGGGCCGCGACCTCGACGGGCTGTGGGACGTCTGGCTGTACGGCGACGAGAAGCCGTCCAAGCCGTAG
- a CDS encoding GNAT family N-acetyltransferase translates to MIVEALPRTEAHALPGPLLTELTALYASNQEFQQLSGDFPDPDDIRPEQVAAALADELAQPTAEVLIARSEGRLVAVAITLGRHPDPAQTDPWLGLLMVHAEAQRAGYGRRLAAYVETGFRAEGRTGLRLAVLENNPKALAFWTSLGYEEIDRRPDLAHGRPCVVMRKNLG, encoded by the coding sequence GTGATCGTCGAAGCCCTCCCGCGTACGGAAGCACACGCCCTCCCCGGCCCGCTGCTCACCGAGCTCACCGCCCTGTACGCGTCGAACCAGGAGTTCCAGCAGCTCAGCGGCGACTTCCCGGACCCCGACGACATCCGGCCCGAGCAGGTCGCCGCCGCCCTCGCCGACGAGCTCGCCCAGCCGACGGCCGAGGTGCTCATCGCCCGCTCCGAGGGCCGGCTCGTCGCCGTCGCGATCACGCTCGGCCGCCACCCCGACCCGGCCCAGACCGACCCGTGGCTCGGCCTGCTGATGGTCCACGCCGAGGCGCAGCGCGCCGGGTACGGCCGTCGGCTCGCCGCGTACGTCGAGACCGGCTTCCGCGCCGAGGGCCGCACCGGGCTGCGGCTCGCCGTCCTGGAGAACAACCCGAAGGCGCTGGCCTTCTGGACCTCGCTCGGTTACGAGGAGATCGACCGCCGCCCGGACCTCGCCCACGGCCGCCCGTGCGTCGTGATGCGGAAGAACCTGGGCTGA
- a CDS encoding TerD family protein yields MAVSLSKGGNISLTKEAPGLAAVTVGLGWDVRTTTGTDFDLDASAIGVDAAGRVASDAHFVFFNNKSTPDQTIVHTGDNRTGEGGGDDEQINVNLAALPANVDKIVFPVSIYDAVSRSQNFGQVRNAYIRIVNQAGGAEIARYDLSEDAAVETAMIFGELYRNGAEWKFRAVGQGYASGLEGIARDFGVNL; encoded by the coding sequence ATGGCTGTGAGCCTGTCCAAGGGCGGCAACATCTCCCTGACCAAGGAGGCCCCGGGCCTCGCCGCCGTCACCGTGGGCCTCGGCTGGGACGTCCGTACCACCACCGGCACCGACTTCGACCTCGACGCCTCGGCGATCGGTGTGGACGCCGCCGGGCGGGTCGCCTCGGACGCCCACTTCGTCTTCTTCAACAACAAGTCGACGCCGGACCAGACCATCGTGCACACCGGTGACAACCGCACCGGCGAGGGCGGCGGCGACGACGAGCAGATCAACGTCAACCTCGCGGCCCTCCCGGCGAACGTCGACAAGATCGTCTTCCCGGTCTCCATCTACGACGCGGTGTCCCGCTCGCAGAACTTCGGCCAGGTGCGCAACGCGTACATCCGCATCGTGAACCAGGCCGGCGGCGCCGAGATCGCCCGCTACGACCTCTCCGAGGACGCCGCCGTCGAGACGGCCATGATCTTCGGCGAGCTGTACCGCAACGGCGCCGAGTGGAAGTTCCGCGCCGTGGGCCAGGGCTACGCCTCGGGCCTCGAGGGCATCGCCCGCGACTTCGGCGTCAACCTCTGA
- the arfB gene encoding alternative ribosome rescue aminoacyl-tRNA hydrolase ArfB codes for MEGMSGPYPIRGSVSLPEAELQWRFSRSSGPGGQHVNTSDSQVELRFDLAATDALPEVWKARALERLASRLVNGVVTVRASEHRSQWRNRETAAVRLAALLAEATAPPPKPRRPTKIPRGINERRLREKKQRSETKRTRQSRDWS; via the coding sequence ATGGAAGGCATGTCCGGTCCGTATCCCATCCGCGGCTCCGTCTCGCTGCCCGAGGCCGAGCTCCAGTGGCGTTTCTCGCGGTCGTCGGGGCCGGGCGGTCAGCACGTGAACACCAGCGACTCCCAGGTCGAGCTCCGCTTCGACCTCGCGGCCACCGACGCCCTCCCCGAGGTGTGGAAGGCCCGCGCCCTGGAGCGCCTCGCCTCCCGCCTCGTCAACGGCGTCGTCACGGTCCGCGCCTCGGAGCACCGCTCCCAGTGGCGCAACCGCGAGACGGCGGCGGTCCGCCTGGCCGCCCTCCTCGCCGAGGCGACGGCCCCGCCCCCGAAGCCCCGCCGCCCGACGAAGATCCCGCGCGGCATCAACGAGCGCCGCCTGCGCGAGAAGAAGCAGCGCTCCGAGACGAAGCGCACCCGGCAGTCCCGCGACTGGAGCTAG
- a CDS encoding RidA family protein, with protein sequence MTETTETTEKITRINPEQLHATPGYHHITVVEAGRTAHLAGQCPLDRNGELVGPRSFEAQVDQVVANALTALAAVGAQPHHVVRSVIYVRSDDRDALGAVWSRLTDSALGPAFTTASTLLGVAQLGFTGQLVEVDLTVALPD encoded by the coding sequence ATGACCGAGACGACCGAGACGACCGAGAAGATCACCCGCATCAACCCCGAGCAGCTGCACGCGACCCCCGGCTACCACCACATCACGGTGGTGGAGGCAGGCCGTACGGCCCATCTGGCGGGGCAGTGCCCCCTGGACCGGAACGGCGAGCTGGTCGGTCCCCGTTCCTTCGAGGCACAGGTCGACCAGGTGGTCGCGAACGCACTCACCGCCCTGGCAGCGGTGGGCGCCCAGCCGCACCACGTGGTGCGGTCGGTGATCTACGTGCGGAGCGATGACAGGGACGCCCTGGGAGCCGTATGGAGCCGGCTCACCGACTCCGCCCTGGGCCCGGCGTTCACCACCGCCAGCACGCTCCTGGGCGTCGCCCAACTGGGCTTCACCGGACAGCTCGTCGAGGTGGACCTCACCGTGGCGCTCCCCGACTGA
- a CDS encoding flavin reductase family protein, with translation MLQKTPPSPPVSDLAIPHAEGVSNDEFRAAMSRLAAGVVLVTAHDPDDGPRGEDVGMTATAFMSVSLDPPLVLVSLRNGSRMDDLLADVPVWAVSILAEDQRHVAGRFAMKNRVSDRLLFADLPYARGEESGAPLIDGALAVLECRTENRVVAGDHTLVVGRVLTVGLRSGGGEPLTYFQGKYRHLS, from the coding sequence GTGCTCCAGAAGACGCCCCCCTCACCCCCCGTCTCCGATCTCGCCATCCCTCATGCTGAGGGGGTGAGCAACGACGAGTTCCGGGCGGCGATGTCCCGCCTCGCGGCGGGCGTGGTCCTGGTGACCGCGCACGACCCCGACGACGGCCCGCGCGGCGAGGACGTCGGCATGACGGCCACCGCCTTCATGTCGGTCTCCCTCGACCCGCCCCTCGTCCTCGTCAGCCTCCGCAACGGCTCCCGCATGGACGACCTGCTCGCCGACGTCCCGGTCTGGGCGGTGTCGATCCTCGCCGAGGACCAGCGGCACGTCGCCGGGCGCTTCGCCATGAAGAACCGGGTCAGCGACCGCCTCCTCTTCGCCGACCTGCCGTACGCCCGCGGCGAGGAGAGCGGCGCCCCGCTCATCGACGGCGCGCTCGCGGTCCTGGAGTGCCGCACGGAGAACCGGGTCGTGGCCGGCGACCACACGCTCGTGGTGGGCCGGGTCCTGACGGTCGGTCTGCGCTCGGGGGGCGGCGAGCCGCTGACGTACTTCCAGGGGAAGTACCGGCACCTGTCCTAA
- the cdgB gene encoding diguanylate cyclase CdgB yields the protein METESEPYVRLSTLRQLHQVVTDLNTARSLADTLQTVADGVVAGLNYELACVNLVRPDGDLVVAAFAGSSAAEALITGRVGSRSSWERRLSMGVPWGDLRFIPHTEGWVLMEDDVPQWHTDGPAPRFEDEWHPHDRLYAPMYASGSGRELLGVISVDRPRNGRHPGPWGQEALQMYASQSAIAISNARLRSNMQRALVRLEREQQALRASEESFRQAFEYAPSGMAIAEMGGDQHGRLLRTNDALCRLLGRPASVMRRYSFADLVHPEDIGTLLRTSAEGGRAELRLGRRDGTYVWVSLRNSVVADTADGPRFLLTHVEDIEERKRHELQLAHRASHDALTGLPNSAELRSRLSARLCERPGAPGNEPAYGGGYDSGRDGGYDPAYDSGYEPQPQPYEHEHEHGFGFEPAGGAGAYDHHVHTVAPTGGEVDDGTKGLAVLFCDLDGFKSINDRFGHHTGDAVLIEVARRLTTGVRDGDTVARLGGDEFVVLADGLGAADAADLAVRLRNAIIPPIRVDGRAVRVGASFGIGWAECGMTVEEVLNSADQRMYVEKRSRAKVHRRAG from the coding sequence ATGGAGACCGAGTCGGAGCCGTACGTCCGTCTCTCGACCCTGCGGCAGCTGCATCAGGTCGTGACGGACCTCAACACTGCCCGCAGTCTGGCGGACACCCTGCAGACCGTCGCCGACGGTGTGGTCGCCGGTCTCAACTACGAGCTGGCCTGCGTCAACCTCGTCCGCCCCGACGGTGACCTCGTCGTCGCCGCCTTCGCCGGAAGCTCCGCCGCGGAGGCCCTGATCACCGGCCGCGTCGGCTCCCGCTCCTCCTGGGAGCGGCGCCTCTCCATGGGCGTCCCCTGGGGCGACCTGCGGTTCATCCCGCACACCGAGGGCTGGGTCCTCATGGAGGACGACGTCCCCCAGTGGCACACCGACGGGCCCGCGCCCCGCTTCGAGGACGAGTGGCACCCGCACGACCGGCTCTACGCCCCGATGTACGCCTCCGGCTCCGGCCGTGAGCTCCTCGGCGTCATATCCGTCGACCGCCCGCGCAACGGCCGGCACCCCGGCCCCTGGGGCCAGGAAGCGCTCCAGATGTACGCCTCGCAGTCCGCGATCGCCATCAGCAACGCCCGGCTCCGCTCCAACATGCAGCGCGCCCTCGTCCGGCTCGAACGCGAGCAGCAGGCCCTGCGCGCCTCCGAGGAGTCCTTCCGACAGGCCTTCGAGTACGCCCCCTCCGGCATGGCCATCGCCGAGATGGGCGGCGACCAGCACGGCCGCCTGCTCCGCACCAACGACGCCCTGTGCCGGCTCCTCGGCCGCCCCGCCTCCGTCATGCGGCGCTACTCCTTCGCCGACCTCGTCCACCCCGAGGACATCGGGACGCTGCTCCGCACCTCCGCCGAGGGCGGCCGGGCCGAGCTGCGGCTCGGACGCCGCGACGGCACGTACGTCTGGGTGTCGCTGCGCAACTCCGTCGTCGCCGACACCGCCGACGGGCCCCGCTTCCTCCTCACCCACGTCGAGGACATCGAGGAGCGCAAGCGGCACGAGCTCCAGCTCGCCCACCGCGCCTCGCACGACGCCCTCACCGGCCTCCCCAACAGCGCCGAGCTGCGCTCCCGGCTCTCCGCCCGGCTCTGCGAGCGCCCGGGCGCGCCGGGGAACGAGCCCGCGTACGGCGGCGGCTACGACTCCGGGCGGGACGGCGGCTACGACCCCGCGTACGACTCCGGCTACGAGCCGCAGCCCCAGCCGTACGAGCACGAGCACGAGCACGGCTTCGGTTTCGAGCCGGCGGGCGGCGCCGGGGCGTACGACCACCACGTCCACACCGTCGCGCCCACGGGCGGCGAGGTCGACGACGGCACCAAGGGGCTCGCGGTCCTCTTCTGCGACCTCGACGGCTTCAAGTCGATCAACGACCGCTTCGGGCACCACACCGGAGACGCCGTCCTCATCGAGGTCGCGCGCCGGCTCACCACCGGCGTGCGGGACGGCGACACCGTCGCCCGGCTCGGCGGTGACGAGTTCGTCGTCCTCGCCGACGGCCTCGGCGCCGCCGACGCCGCCGACCTGGCCGTACGCCTGCGCAACGCGATCATCCCGCCGATCCGGGTGGACGGGCGGGCGGTCCGCGTCGGGGCGAGTTTCGGCATCGGCTGGGCCGAATGCGGGATGACCGTGGAAGAGGTCCTGAACTCCGCCGACCAGCGGATGTACGTGGAGAAGCGTTCCCGCGCCAAGGTCCACCGGCGGGCGGGCTGA
- a CDS encoding CBM35 domain-containing protein, whose product MAAGNDGASKPEDDDPFGYLYADGQAAGAQAPQGGGYGYPGPAPAQPGVPRTSYNQVRAVGERQYGHQQQAYVPPQQQAPYGQPQAQYAAPETYGAQPQTRTIPPQRGGGGSGRGPNTKGLLIGAVSVVAVVVIGIAAAVISNAGGEKDKGDQAGGTPSSAPPATVSEQPTTEPSAEKTPEELPKQDAATLTLGGSATTEKTVQGAEGVGGVYVSGFNTPGASVTWKANMPSGGKYRLTVRYSIPAVDANATLTVNGKANSLPIGLKNFIHSSDPNPEKNWQTTWAPVDLQKGDNEIKISCEAGNQCNVLLDWLEVTPGP is encoded by the coding sequence ATGGCTGCCGGTAACGACGGCGCGAGCAAGCCCGAGGACGACGATCCGTTCGGCTACCTGTACGCGGACGGCCAGGCAGCGGGTGCCCAGGCCCCGCAGGGCGGCGGCTACGGCTACCCCGGCCCCGCCCCCGCGCAGCCGGGCGTGCCCCGCACCTCGTACAACCAGGTCAGGGCGGTCGGCGAGCGCCAGTACGGCCACCAGCAGCAGGCGTACGTGCCGCCGCAGCAGCAGGCCCCCTACGGCCAGCCGCAGGCGCAGTACGCGGCGCCCGAGACGTACGGCGCCCAGCCGCAGACCCGCACCATCCCGCCCCAGCGCGGCGGCGGCGGCTCGGGCCGCGGCCCCAACACCAAGGGCCTGCTGATCGGCGCGGTCTCGGTCGTCGCGGTCGTCGTGATCGGCATCGCGGCCGCGGTGATCTCCAACGCGGGCGGCGAGAAGGACAAGGGAGACCAGGCCGGCGGTACGCCGTCGAGCGCGCCGCCCGCCACGGTCTCCGAGCAGCCCACCACGGAGCCGAGCGCCGAGAAGACCCCGGAGGAGCTCCCGAAGCAGGACGCGGCGACGCTGACGCTGGGCGGCTCGGCGACGACGGAGAAGACCGTCCAGGGCGCCGAGGGCGTCGGCGGCGTGTACGTGTCGGGCTTCAACACGCCGGGCGCCTCGGTCACCTGGAAGGCGAACATGCCGTCGGGCGGCAAGTACCGCCTGACCGTCCGCTACAGCATCCCGGCGGTCGACGCGAACGCCACCCTGACGGTCAACGGCAAGGCGAACTCCCTGCCGATCGGGCTGAAGAACTTCATCCACTCCTCGGACCCGAACCCTGAGAAGAACTGGCAGACCACCTGGGCGCCGGTCGACCTCCAGAAGGGCGACAACGAGATCAAGATCTCGTGCGAGGCCGGCAACCAGTGCAACGTGCTGCTCGACTGGCTCGAGGTGACCCCGGGGCCGTAG
- a CDS encoding 1-phosphofructokinase family hexose kinase, producing MILTVTLNTALDLTYRVPALTPHASHRITQVIERPGGKGLNVARVLAALGHETVATGFAGGATGATLRDQLAATPVRDELVETAGTTRRTVAVVDTASGDTTQLNEPGPTVTAAEWAAFRTRFTELLDGARAVALCGSLPPGIHVGAYAELIRLARTAGVPVLLDTSGEPLRRGIAARPDLVKPNAEELAQLTGSREPHRATRDARRRGAHAVISSLGPEGMLAATPEGLWRATPPATVKGNPTGAGDSAVAGLLSGLVDEAPWPDRLTRAVALSAATVLSPVAGEYDATAYEELLARVTVTAQPALA from the coding sequence TTGATCCTCACGGTCACCCTCAACACGGCACTGGACCTGACCTACCGGGTCCCCGCCCTCACCCCGCACGCCTCCCACCGCATCACCCAGGTCATCGAACGGCCCGGCGGCAAGGGACTCAACGTCGCCCGCGTGCTCGCCGCCCTCGGACACGAGACGGTCGCCACCGGCTTCGCGGGCGGCGCGACGGGCGCGACGCTACGGGACCAGCTGGCGGCCACGCCGGTCCGCGACGAACTCGTCGAGACCGCCGGAACGACCCGCCGCACGGTCGCCGTCGTCGACACGGCGAGCGGGGACACCACCCAGCTCAACGAACCGGGCCCGACCGTCACCGCCGCGGAATGGGCCGCCTTCCGCACCCGCTTCACCGAACTCCTCGACGGGGCGCGGGCGGTCGCCCTCTGCGGCAGCCTCCCGCCGGGCATCCACGTCGGCGCGTACGCGGAACTGATCCGCCTGGCCCGGACGGCCGGGGTCCCGGTCCTCCTGGACACCAGCGGCGAACCCCTCCGCCGGGGCATCGCCGCCCGCCCCGACCTGGTCAAGCCGAACGCCGAGGAACTCGCCCAACTGACCGGCTCCCGCGAACCCCACCGCGCCACCCGCGACGCACGCCGCCGCGGCGCCCACGCGGTGATCTCCTCACTCGGCCCCGAGGGCATGCTCGCCGCCACCCCGGAGGGCCTGTGGCGCGCGACCCCGCCGGCCACGGTGAAGGGCAACCCCACGGGCGCCGGCGACTCAGCCGTCGCCGGCCTCCTCTCGGGCCTGGTGGACGAGGCCCCCTGGCCCGACCGCCTCACCCGAGCGGTCGCCCTCTCGGCGGCGACGGTCCTCTCCCCGGTGGCCGGGGAGTACGACGCGACGGCTTACGAGGAGCTGCTGGCGCGGGTGACGGTGACGGCGCAGCCGGCCCTTGCCTGA
- the nagA gene encoding N-acetylglucosamine-6-phosphate deacetylase, producing MADHQVLAGAHVVLPTGTVENGRVIVDGDRIAGSAPENAPTLDLTGHWLVPGFVDMHNHGGGGASFTSGTVDEVLKGVHTHRLHGTTTVVASFVTGEMDFLTQRAGLLSELAEQGEIAGLHFEGPFISPCRKGAHDETLLRDPDPAEVRKLIDAARGRAKMVTLATELPGGLDSVRLLAEHGVIAAIGHTDATYEQTRAAIDAGATVATHLYNAMPALGHRSPGPIAALLEDERITVELINDGTHLHPAALELAFHHAGPERVAFITDAMDAAGFGDGRYMLGPLAVDVKDSVARLVEGGSIAGSTLTLDRAFKRAATVDGLPVESIVQAISANPARLLGVYDRVGSLEPGKDADIVVLDAEFELKGVMRKGEWILNPVAA from the coding sequence ATGGCCGATCACCAGGTTCTCGCCGGCGCACACGTCGTGCTGCCCACCGGAACGGTCGAGAACGGACGCGTGATCGTCGACGGCGACCGCATCGCGGGCTCGGCCCCCGAGAACGCCCCCACCCTCGACCTGACCGGCCACTGGCTCGTCCCCGGCTTCGTCGACATGCACAACCACGGCGGCGGCGGCGCGTCCTTCACCTCCGGCACCGTCGACGAGGTCCTCAAGGGCGTCCACACCCACCGCCTGCACGGCACCACCACCGTCGTCGCCTCCTTCGTCACCGGCGAGATGGACTTCCTCACCCAGCGGGCCGGACTCCTCTCCGAGCTCGCCGAACAGGGCGAGATCGCCGGCCTCCACTTCGAGGGCCCGTTCATCTCCCCCTGCCGCAAGGGCGCCCACGACGAGACGCTGCTCCGCGACCCCGACCCGGCCGAGGTCCGCAAGCTGATCGACGCCGCCCGCGGCCGGGCCAAGATGGTCACCCTCGCCACCGAGCTGCCCGGCGGCCTCGACTCCGTACGCCTGCTCGCCGAGCACGGCGTGATCGCCGCCATCGGCCACACCGACGCCACGTACGAGCAGACGCGGGCGGCCATCGACGCGGGCGCCACCGTCGCCACGCACCTCTACAACGCGATGCCCGCCCTCGGCCACCGCTCCCCCGGCCCGATCGCCGCGCTCCTGGAGGACGAGCGGATCACCGTCGAGCTCATCAACGACGGCACCCACCTCCACCCCGCCGCCCTGGAGCTCGCCTTCCACCACGCGGGACCGGAGCGCGTCGCGTTCATCACCGACGCCATGGACGCCGCCGGCTTCGGCGACGGCCGCTACATGCTCGGCCCCCTGGCCGTCGACGTGAAGGACAGCGTCGCCCGCCTCGTCGAGGGCGGCTCCATCGCCGGCTCCACCCTGACCCTGGACCGCGCCTTCAAGCGCGCGGCGACCGTCGACGGCCTGCCGGTCGAATCGATCGTCCAGGCGATCTCCGCCAACCCGGCGCGGCTCTTGGGCGTTTACGACCGGGTGGGCTCCCTGGAGCCCGGCAAGGACGCCGACATCGTCGTCCTCGACGCCGAGTTCGAGCTGAAGGGCGTCATGCGCAAGGGCGAGTGGATCCTGAACCCCGTGGCGGCCTGA